From the Brassica napus cultivar Da-Ae chromosome A8, Da-Ae, whole genome shotgun sequence genome, one window contains:
- the LOC125577304 gene encoding beta-amylase 5: MAANYNEKLLLNYVPVYVMLPLGVVNVENVFADPETLETHLKRLKEEAGIDGVMVDVWWGIIESKGPKQYDWTAYKTLFQLIARLGLKIQAIMSFHQCGGNVGDVVTIPIPKWVREVGESDPDIYYTNRRGTRDIEYLSLGVDNLPLFAGRTPVQMYSDYMSSFKENMLELLEAGAIVDIEVGLGPAGELRYPAYPQSQGWVFPGIGEFQCYDKYLKSEFKEAAAKAGHPEWDLPDNAGEYNDKAEETGFFKTNGTYVSEEGKFFLTWYSNKLIFHGDQIIGEANKIFAGLKVNLAAKVSGIHWLYNHHSHAAELTAGYYNLYERDGYRPIARMLSKHYGTLNFTCLEMKDTDNTAEALSAPQELVQMVLSKAWKEGIEVAGENALETYGTKGYNQILLNARPNGVNHNGKPKLRMYGFTYLRLSDTVFQENNFELFKKFVRKMHADQDYCGDAEKYGHEIVPLKTPNSHLTVEDIADAAQPSGAFKWDTETDMKVDG, from the exons ATGGCTGCAAACTACAACGAAAAGCTTCTTCTCAACTATGTTCCCGTCTACGTTATGCTTCCG TTGGGAGTGGTGAATGTCGAAAACGTGTTCGCGGACCCCGAAACGCTTGAAACGCACCTCAAGCGTCTCAAAGAAGAAGCTGGAATCGACGGCGTTATGGTCGATGTTTGGTGGGGAATCATAGAGTCCAAAGGCCCTAAACAATATGACTGGACCGCTTACAAAACGCTGTTCCAGCTAATCGCCCGTTTAGGACTCAAAATCCAAGCAATCATGTCGTTTCACCAATGCGGTGGAAACGTTGGCGACGTCGTCACGATCCCCATCCCGAAATGGGTTCGTGAGGTTGGTGAGAGCGATCCAGATATCTACTACACTAACCGTAGAGGAACAAGAGATATCGAGTATCTCTCACTCGGTGTCGACAATCTTCCTCTCTTCGCTGGAAGAACCCCTGTTCAG ATGTATAGTGACTACATGAGTAGCTTCAAAGAAAACATGTTGGAGCTGCTAGAAGCTGGAGCCATTGTTGACATCGAGGTCGGACTTGGTCCTGCCGGTGAACTCCGTTACCCTGCTTACCCACAAAGCCAAGGATGGGTGTTTCCAGGCATTGGAGAATTTCAG TGTTATGACAAGTACTTGAAGAGCGAGTTCAAGGAAGCAGCGGCCAAAGCAGGTCATCCGGAGTGGGATCTGCCGGACAACGCCGGAGAATACAATGACAAGGCGGAGGAAACTGGATTTTTCAAGACTAATGGAACCTATGTCTCGGAGGAGGGGAAGTTTTTCTTGACATGGTACTCGAACAAGCTTATCTTTCATGGAGATCAGATCATAGGAGAAGCCAACAAGATCTTCGCTGGACTTAAAGTTAACTTGGCTGCCAAg GTTTCTGGAATTCACTGGTTGTACAACCACCACAGCCACGCGGCGGAGCTTACTGCGGGATATTATAACCTTTACGAGAGAGATGGTTATCGCCCGATCGCTCGGATGCTCTCAAAACACTACGGCACTCTCAACTTCACTTGCCTTGAGATGAAAGATACCGACAATACTGCTGAAGCCCTAAGTGCTCCACAAGAACTTGTTCAAATG GTATTGAGCAAAGCATGGAAAGAAGGCATAGAAGTTGCTGGTGAGAATGCATTAGAGACCTATGGAACCAAAGGTTACAATCAGATTCTACTTAATGCGAGGCCTAACGGGGTTAACCATAACGGTAAGCCGAAGCTGAGAATGTACGGCTTTACTTACCTACGGTTGTCCGATACTGTCTTTCAAGAAAACAACTTTGAACTGTTCAAGAAGTTTGTGAGGAAAATGCACGCTGACCAA GATTACTGTGGAGATGCGGAGAAGTACGGGCATGAGATTGTACCGTTGAAGACACCTAACTCGCACCTGACGGTGGAGGATATCGCGGACGCGGCTCAGCCAAGTGGGGCATTCAAGTGGGATACTGAAACcgacatgaaggttgatggctGA